From Vanrija pseudolonga chromosome 1, complete sequence, a single genomic window includes:
- the IDI gene encoding Isopentenyl-diphosphate Delta-isomerase — MSATTTTTTTATNNTVSLDGYDEEQVRLMEERCILVDENDKAYGEGSKKECHLMTSINDGLLHRAFSVFLFRPSDGRLLLQKRASEKITFPDQWTNTCCSHPLYIKSEIVEEGQAGVRAAAIRKLDHELGIPTDAIKPEEFTFLTRIHYLAPSNGVWGEHEIDYILFTAKDVPTDINPNEIGDARYVSRAELEAMFADSQYSFTPWFRLIARDLLFPWWDEMLAKSRALGWDEAAGKGAVTATVLEGEPRINDILKLA; from the exons ATGTccgccacgaccaccacaacGACAACAGCCACCAACAACACCGTCTCGCTCGACGgctacgacgaggagcaggtgCGCCTCATGGAGGAGCGCtgcatcctcgtcgacgagaacGACAAGGCGTACGGCGAGGGCTCGAAGAAGgagt GCCACCTCATGACCTCGATCAACGACGGCCTCCTGCACCGCGCCTTTTCCGTGTTCCTCTTCCGCCCGTCCGACGGCCGCCTGCTCCTCCagaagcgcgcgagcgagaagATCACCTTCCCCGACCAGTGGACAAACACCTGCTGCTCGCACCCGCTGTACATCAAGTCGgagattgtcgaggagggACAGGCTG GTgtccgcgccgctgccatcCGTAAGCTCGAccacgagctcggcatccCCACCGACGCGATCAAGCCCGAGGAGTTCACCTTCCTCACGCGGATCCACTACCTCGCGCCGTCGAACGGCGTGTGGGGCGAGCACGAGA TCGACTACATTCTCTTCACGGCCAAGGACGTGCCCACCGACATCAACCCCAACGAGATTGGCGACGCGCGCTAcgtctcgcgcgccgagctcgaggccatgtTCGCCGACAGCCAGTACTCGTTCACGCCGTGGTTCCGCCTgatcgcgcgcgacctcctcTTCCCCTGGTGGGACGAGATGCTCGCCAAgagccgcgcgctcggctgggacgaggcggccggcaaGGGCGCCGTGACTGCCACtgtgctcgagggcgagccgcgcATCAACGACATTCTCAAGCTTGCCTAG
- the gefK gene encoding Ras guanine nucleotide exchange factor K — protein sequence MGFEAAPAAAPIQKDGGDDDAMLLQSVRMKMSSRDLEAMRRARWTMIEGSDGAPSQLYSQTPAVKPGPRRSSLNNELEMATEPPRTRSTGVTPKVRSGRPQTAPSSNANGELSSPPFKPDYVIAVVGHDGVGKSTVIRRAIKSYNVSTPVTTATHDGHTITSSYAQIKAGGKLTHDCAVEFVEVNLRALDLSGVAKVWPAQMQSVSGAILCYDADRRDTLRGLSEALHQLCPALPIVLFACKSDPGKKTEVDAQVGDSIGHPYNVGLIEVTTATTQGKHKMRTGLRWLLYRLEERQRREARRAAGRATPDGTKSPSSPGPPSGLTTSGLTSDERAILRAKSRRPTHERGTGSIDDFSDTHSSSSSLGWMIKNGLGSSATSTEESHESTPTLEGEKSAGPEQPTPSQTQSQPSTTGEPELYTSLEELMNRLFTAIVSTENDAFVQAFFMTYRRFCHPRDLMKEFHDRFVEVEQYAVSRDIRLWALMKLAGALVTWTTRYPGDLADPEVQARFRKTLSLLLQHTFLAHITSELVNVEQRFDSTVDLDDSWSYNPPAEPLQDTKEAPLLESANSAVEIVLDKDDEVDSTTPVSKKAPSSRTMSTTSLSMEADPYAPRKGPASERATTDSSSDISRSIASINSGDESGHQRWNAAVQTILSMDPHVFALELTRMQWELFSAIRPRDIFRHDFGKERGDPVGVSITFFNHVSRWVSTLIMAPSKPKYRAKLYEAFVRISHQLRRLNNYDTLCAVIAGLRETSVHRLSHTHQHVRLDATLQREFQSHLKLMDPRGGYVHYRRALQADSTCGHAAIPLLTTVLSLVSRLQAGRPEDVRADGMIQWDKFARFGQILSVINEFQARGAMVPGHVTPAFRRLMEETPIIGNEDALYERSKLIEPGGSHGGGMLRKLASLAL from the exons ATGGGCTTCGAAGCAGCTCCAGCTGCTGCTCCGATCCAAAAGGATGGCGGAGATGACGACGCCATGCTCCTCCAGTCGGTGAGGATGAAGATGTCGTCGCGTGATCTGGAAGCCATGCGTCGCGCAAGGTGGACAATGATCGAGGGGTCGGATGGCGCTCCGTCCCAGCTCTACTCGCAGACCCCCGCCGTCAAGCCGGGTCCCCGGAGATCAAGCTTGAACAATGAGTTAGAAATGGCAACAGAGCCTCCCCGTACAAGGTCGACAGGCGTTACCCCAAAGGTGCGAAGCGGTCGACCCCAGACGGCACCTTCTAGCAACGCGAACGGAGAG CTTTCCTCGCCTCCATTCAAGCCAGACTACGTCATTGCAGTCGTCGGACACGATGGAGTAGGCAAGTCGACAGTCATCAGGCGGGCAATCAAGTCGTACAATGTCTCCACTCCCGTTACAACGGCCACCCATGATGGACATACCA TCACGTCGTCGTACGCCCAGATCAAGGCCGGAGGAAAGTTGACCCACGACTGTGCAGTCGAGTTTGTGGAGGTCAACCTTCGCGCCCTCGACTTGTCTGGCGTTGCCAAGGTTTGGCCCGCACAGATGCAGTCGGTGTCTGGTGCGATACTGTGCTATGATGCCGACCGGCGTGATACTCTGCGTGGATTGTCCGAAGCGCTGC ACCAGCTGTGTCCGGCCCTCCCCATCGTGCTGTTTGCGTGCAAGTCCGACCCGGGTAAAAAGACAGAGGTCGAcgcccaggtcggcgactCTATCGGTCACCCATACAACGTCGGTCTAATCGAAGTCACAACAGCAACAACTCAAGGAAAGCACAAGATGCGAACTGGCCTCCGCTGGCTGCTCTACCGTTTGGAGGAACGCCAAC GCCGagaggcgcgccgcgcggctggTCGTGCTACGCCCGATGGCACAAagtcgccgtcatcgcccGGACCTCCTTCTGGGCTCACAACGTCTGGCCTGACTAGCGACGAGAGGGCAATCTTACGAGCCAAGAGCCGCCGCCCTACCCACGAGCGTGGGACTGGGAGTATCGACGACTTCTCGGACACGCActccagctcgtccagtCTCGGCTGGATGATCAAGAATGGTCTCGGCAGCTCGGCAACGTCGACAGAGGAGTCGCACGAGAGCACCCCCACGCTGGAAGGAGAGAAGAGCGCGGGGCCAGAGCAGCCAACTCCCTCCCAGACCCAGTCTCAGCCATCGACCACTGGCGAGCCAGAACTCTACAcctcgctcgaggagctgatGAACCGGCTATTCACCGCCATTGTCTCGACAGAGA ACGATGCCTTTGTCCAGGCATTCTTCATGACGTACAGACGCTTCTGCCACCCTCGAGACCTGATGAAGGAGTTCCACGACCGCttcgtcgaggtcgagcagtACGCAGTGTCGCGCGACATTCGGCTATGGGCGCTCATGAA GCTCGCGGGTGCCTTGGTAACTTGGACCACTAGGTACCCcggcgaccttgccgacCCGGAGGTTCAAGCGCGTTTCCGCAAGACCCTCAGCCTCTTGCTGCAGCACACCTTCCTAGCGCACATCACATCCGAGTTGGTCAACGTGGAGCAGAGGTTTGACAGCactgtcgacctcgacgactcgTGGTCGTACAACCCCCCGGCTGAACCTCTCCAAGACACCAAGGAGGCACCGCTCCTCGAGTCGGCCAACTCTGCCGTTGAGATTGTGCTAGACAAGGATGACGAGGTCGACTCGACCACACCAGTCAGCAAGAAGGCACCATCGTCTCGCACCATGTccacgacgagcttgagcaTGGAGGCCGACCCCTATGCGCCGCGCAAGGGGCCTGCTTCGGAGCGCGCGACCaccgactcgagctcggacaTTTCGCGATCAATCGCGTCCATCAACTCTGGCGACGAGTCTGGGCACCAGCGTTGGAATGCCGCCGTTCAGACGATCCTGTCGATGGACCCGCACGTCTTCGCCCTCGAGTTGACGAGGATGCAGTGGGAGTTGTTCTCTGCCATTCGACCACGTGACATCTTCCGCCACGACTTTGGaaaggagcgcggcgacccCGTGGGTGTGTCCATCACGTTCTTCAACCACGTCTCGCGATGGGTGTCGACTCTGATCATGGCCCCGTCCAAGCCCAAGTACCGCGCCAAGCTGTACGAGGCCTTTGTGCGCATCTCGCACCAGCTCCGCCGCCTGAACAATTACGACACGCTGTGCGCTGTAATCGCCGGTTTGAGGGAGACGTCGGTTCACCGTCTCAGCCACACGCACCAGCATGTTCGCCTCGACGCGACTCTGCAGCGCGAGTTCCAGAGCCACCTCAAGCTCATGGACCCCCGTGGTGGCTATGTCCACTACCGCCGTGCGCTGCAGGCCGACAGCACGTGCGGGCACGCGGCGATCCCCCTCTTGACGACTGTGCTCAGCCTGGTCAGCCGGCTGCAAGCTGGCCGACCAGAGGACGTTCGGGCCGACGGCATGATCCAGTGGGACAAGTTTGCGCGCTTTGGCCAGATTCTTTCTGTTATCAACGAGTTTCAAGCTCGTGGCGCCATGGTTCCAGGCCATGTAACGCCTGCATTCCGGCGGCTAATGGAAGAGACGCCCATTATTGGAAACGAGGAC GCACTGTACGAGCGGAGCAAGTTGATTGAGCCAGGAGGATCCCACGGGGGCGGCATGCTGCGCAAGCTGGCCAGCCTGGCGTTGTAG
- the SUB1 gene encoding Activated RNA polymerase II transcriptional coactivator p15: MSPSVYVELPRRTAKRRAEVVPDAAEAGPSRPWPKTRRTASHAESSSDTDEYDIKSEQPSRGDENAEAVESDESEDKPRLDDANAQPRTRRRRRRDDGEPRVRRQRQPRARRQRRRRHDDDDNDSYGEEDDEQPPARRRRARRRRAFDAHADDDDYDDGGGGGVAGPVGIRTNPNGDQYIQLAPYRHVTLRVWQGETYVDIRNFYRDRSGELAPTTKGISLTPEQWALLRDNVGLVDEMLGAAVGIHL; the protein is encoded by the exons ATGTCGCCGAGCGTGTACGTCGAGCTACCCAGAAGAACTgccaagcggcgcgccgaggtcgtgccggacgcggccgaggcgggccCGTCGCGCCCATGGCCCAAG ACGCGTCGGACCGCCAGCCACGCAGAGAGCAGTAGCGATACCGACGAATACGATATCAAGAGCGAGCAGCCCTCGCGGGGCGACGagaacgccgaggcggtcgagagTGACGAGAGTGAGGACAagccgcgcctcgacgacgcgaacGCCCAGCCGCGCaccaggcggcgcaggcggcgcgacgacggcgagccgcgtgtccggcgccagcgccagcctcGGGCcagacggcagcggcggcgcaggcacgacgacgacgataaCGACAGTTATggggaagaggacgacgaacagccccctgcgcggcggcgtcgggcgaggcgacggcgcgcgttcgacgcgcacgccgacgacgatgactACGATgacggcggaggcggcggcgtcgctgggcCAGTGGGCATCCGTACCAATCCCAACGGGGACCAGTACATCCAG CTCGCACCCTACCGCCACGTCACGCTGCGCGTGTGGCAGGGCGAGACGTATGTCGATATCCGTAAT TTCTACAGGGACCGaagcggcgagctcgcgccgacgaccaagGGGATCAGTCTCACGCCCGAGCAGTGGGCTCTGCTGCGGGACAATGTGGGCCTCGTGGACGAGAtgctgggcgcggcggtgggtaTCCATCTGTAG